From Rhodopseudomonas palustris, a single genomic window includes:
- a CDS encoding outer membrane protein — MKNTLLGAAAVIALSAPAFAADLPPRPYTKAAPAYTAPEVVYNWTGFYVGGHVGGAWAGDNSIPGNSGRFFGGVQGGADYQFATNWVIGIEAQYSWLSSSNTGVLFSGGSTAAEDTRGLGSVTGRLGYTWGPTLLYAKGGYAWRDSDLGVATAAGFPAAYTTSGSRNDGYTVGAGLEYLFAPSWSAKVEYQYYKFGDTTFTGGPADVVGTSFRNDEHTVKAGINYRFGWGGPSVAKY; from the coding sequence ATGAAGAACACTCTGCTCGGCGCAGCGGCGGTGATCGCGCTCTCCGCTCCCGCCTTCGCGGCCGATCTGCCGCCGCGGCCCTACACCAAGGCGGCGCCCGCCTATACGGCGCCCGAAGTGGTGTACAACTGGACCGGCTTCTATGTCGGCGGCCATGTCGGCGGCGCCTGGGCCGGCGACAACAGCATCCCGGGCAATTCCGGCCGGTTCTTCGGCGGCGTCCAGGGCGGTGCGGACTATCAGTTCGCCACCAATTGGGTGATCGGTATCGAGGCGCAATATAGCTGGCTGTCGTCGAGCAACACCGGCGTGCTGTTCTCCGGCGGCAGCACCGCGGCGGAAGACACCCGCGGCCTCGGCTCGGTCACCGGCCGGCTCGGCTACACCTGGGGACCGACGCTGCTCTACGCCAAGGGCGGCTACGCCTGGCGCGACAGCGATCTCGGCGTCGCCACCGCGGCCGGCTTCCCGGCGGCCTACACCACCAGCGGCAGCCGCAACGACGGCTACACCGTCGGCGCCGGCCTGGAATATCTGTTCGCGCCGAGCTGGTCGGCCAAGGTCGAGTACCAGTACTACAAGTTCGGCGACACCACCTTCACCGGCGGTCCGGCCGACGTGGTCGGCACCTCGTTCCGTAACGACGAGCACACCGTCAAGGCGGGCATCAATTACCGCTTCGGCTGGGGCGGGCCGTCGGTCGCCAAGTACTGA
- a CDS encoding polysaccharide biosynthesis/export family protein: MVRKTFQVLAGLLLLISMSACAVLPGTGPSSESVENYATAGIRSTNALPYALVDVSADTIGFLSQPNVVSFKGSFRDRRPKPQQVVGVGDVLNISIFEAAPGGLFTPGQSAGARPGNFVDLPPQAVDQRGNISVPYAGEVPAAGRTLPEVQQAVVARLRNRAIEPQVVVSLNQQHSSVVSVLGDVNAPGVFALNSVGERLLALIARAGGPKYEAIESYVTLQRDGKKVKVLLSRIVHDPSENIFVRPNDVIFLTRESPTFTALGALNQNVFGYNSELTFDVESLTLAQAIGKAGGLNDQQSDPAEVFVFRYEDRSLLDKLGVDTNRFTYDRIPTIYHVNLRDPSGMLLASGFQIRSKDVMYVANARVVDYYKLLTLINNTANTTSNVSNAAINVNAATKTRW, translated from the coding sequence GTGGTGCGCAAGACGTTTCAGGTGCTTGCTGGTCTGCTGTTGCTGATTTCGATGTCGGCATGTGCGGTTCTGCCAGGCACCGGGCCTTCGAGTGAGTCAGTCGAGAACTATGCGACCGCCGGGATAAGGTCGACGAACGCATTGCCCTATGCGCTGGTCGATGTCTCCGCAGATACCATTGGCTTCCTGTCGCAGCCCAACGTCGTGTCGTTCAAGGGATCGTTCCGAGACAGGCGTCCGAAGCCGCAGCAGGTGGTCGGCGTCGGAGACGTTCTGAACATCTCGATCTTCGAAGCGGCGCCAGGGGGTCTGTTCACTCCGGGGCAATCCGCGGGTGCTCGCCCCGGTAACTTCGTCGATCTGCCGCCGCAGGCCGTCGACCAGCGCGGCAATATTTCTGTTCCTTATGCCGGCGAAGTGCCCGCGGCCGGACGAACGCTTCCGGAAGTGCAGCAGGCCGTGGTCGCTCGGCTGCGGAATCGGGCGATCGAGCCGCAGGTCGTCGTCAGCCTGAACCAGCAGCATTCGAGCGTCGTGAGTGTTCTGGGTGACGTCAACGCCCCGGGAGTGTTCGCGCTCAACAGCGTCGGCGAGCGGCTTCTCGCTCTGATCGCCCGCGCAGGTGGACCGAAGTACGAGGCGATCGAGAGCTACGTCACGCTTCAGCGCGATGGCAAGAAGGTGAAGGTTCTTCTCAGCCGCATCGTCCATGATCCGTCCGAGAACATTTTTGTACGTCCCAACGACGTGATCTTCCTCACCAGAGAATCGCCGACCTTCACGGCCCTTGGCGCTCTCAATCAGAACGTGTTCGGCTATAATTCCGAGCTGACCTTCGACGTCGAATCCCTGACGCTGGCCCAGGCGATCGGCAAGGCCGGCGGTCTGAACGATCAGCAGTCGGATCCGGCCGAGGTCTTCGTGTTCCGCTACGAAGATCGGTCGCTGCTCGACAAGCTCGGAGTCGACACGAACCGCTTCACCTACGATCGCATTCCGACCATCTATCACGTCAATCTGCGCGATCCGTCCGGTATGCTGCTGGCCTCCGGCTTCCAGATCAGAAGCAAGGACGTCATGTATGTCGCGAATGCGCGGGTGGTCGACTACTACAAGCTGCTGACCCTGATCAACAACACGGCCAACACGACGTCGAACGTGTCGAACGCGGCCATCAACGTGAACGCGGCCACGAAGACCCGTTGGTGA
- the rlmB gene encoding 23S rRNA (guanosine(2251)-2'-O)-methyltransferase RlmB has product MSDRPPNSRFSRRDGPPRGKPRPAGFRRDARERDGDGPVILYGWHTVTAALANPRRKFRKLWLTENAARKLADENIDTRIAPEIVRPSEIDRRLGPDAVHQGMLAEADALETPRIDTLPEHGIVLVLDQITDPHNVGAILRSAAAFAVQAIVTTARHSPEATGVLAKSASGALELVPLVLVQNLSRALTELNERGFLTVGLDSEGEDDLAAVALRQPLALVLGAEGKGLRQLTRQTCTTVARLDMPGEIKSLNVSNAAALALYIGASRLGLMGRR; this is encoded by the coding sequence ATGAGCGACAGACCGCCGAATTCCCGCTTTTCCCGCCGCGACGGCCCGCCCCGCGGCAAGCCGCGCCCCGCCGGGTTCCGCCGCGACGCCCGCGAGCGCGACGGCGACGGGCCCGTGATCCTGTACGGCTGGCACACCGTGACGGCGGCGCTGGCCAATCCGCGGCGCAAGTTTCGCAAGCTGTGGCTGACCGAAAACGCCGCCCGCAAGCTCGCCGACGAGAACATCGACACCCGAATCGCGCCGGAGATCGTGCGGCCGTCGGAGATCGACCGCCGGCTCGGGCCGGATGCGGTGCATCAGGGGATGCTGGCCGAGGCCGACGCGCTGGAGACGCCGCGAATCGACACCCTGCCCGAGCACGGCATCGTGCTGGTGCTCGACCAGATCACCGATCCGCACAATGTCGGCGCGATCCTGCGTTCGGCGGCGGCGTTCGCCGTGCAGGCGATCGTCACCACCGCCCGGCACAGCCCGGAAGCCACCGGCGTGCTCGCCAAATCCGCCTCCGGCGCACTGGAGCTGGTGCCCTTGGTGCTGGTGCAGAATCTCTCCCGGGCGCTGACCGAGCTGAACGAGCGCGGCTTTCTCACCGTCGGGCTCGACAGCGAGGGCGAGGACGACCTCGCCGCGGTCGCGCTGCGCCAGCCGCTGGCGCTGGTGCTCGGCGCCGAGGGCAAGGGCCTGCGGCAGCTCACGCGGCAGACCTGCACCACCGTCGCCCGGCTCGACATGCCGGGCGAAATCAAGAGCCTGAACGTCTCCAACGCGGCGGCGCTGGCGCTGTATATCGGAGCCAGCCGGCTCGGCCTGATGGGCCGCCGCTAA
- a CDS encoding BLUF domain-containing protein, whose product MQAQLFRVLYVSRNRIAGGLDSLSSEIADILATSRAHNEREGITGALIFNSGFFAQVLEGPRSAVEAVFEAIQQDRRHSDIQVLLAGPIAVRAFPNWAMAHVGQSPRHQHALAWLQAETGFHAGHLVGERLYTIVMEMAYAQETDDVA is encoded by the coding sequence ATGCAGGCGCAGCTTTTTCGCGTTCTCTATGTCAGCCGAAACCGGATCGCAGGGGGGCTCGACAGCCTCTCGTCGGAAATCGCCGATATCCTCGCCACCTCCCGCGCCCACAACGAGCGGGAAGGGATCACCGGCGCGCTGATCTTCAACAGCGGCTTCTTCGCTCAGGTGCTCGAAGGCCCCCGCAGCGCCGTCGAAGCCGTGTTCGAGGCGATCCAGCAGGACCGCCGTCACAGCGACATTCAGGTGTTGCTGGCGGGCCCGATCGCCGTCCGAGCGTTCCCCAACTGGGCGATGGCGCATGTCGGCCAGTCGCCCCGCCACCAGCACGCGCTGGCCTGGCTGCAGGCCGAGACCGGATTCCACGCCGGGCATCTGGTCGGCGAACGGCTCTACACCATCGTGATGGAAATGGCCTACGCCCAGGAGACGGACGACGTCGCATAG